In the Desulfitobacterium hafniense DCB-2 genome, GGAAAGCTCTTTTAGGACAGACCCCAAAGGGCTTTTCCACAGGCTGGCACTGTCCACAGGCTCAGGATGAGGAATACCTGAGATTCCTCAGATCGTTCTTTGACAACAAAAAAGTATTTAAGTTTGTTGGGATTTCAAGCAAAATGGTACCGTGAGGTTCGTTCTGGCAAAGCCTTTTCCTCCTTGAGGCTCTGACCTCTTTTTAAGTCTGACTGCCAGCCCACAATTTGAACTTTTAACTCGAAGGTTGCACAGCTTAAAGGGAACTCCTCCGATAGTAGCAGATCGGTTGGATCCAAGGTCTTTTTAGGACAAGTGCTGATTCGGCGAGGTTGTTGACCTGTTGTGGTGCCTGGTCCCAACGTTAATCTTACAAATTGTTTGGCTCAGAAAGTGAGGTGATTTTAATTGAGTTTATTTGTCGGTATTGATGTGAGTTCCAGTGATTTTAAAGTGCGAATCTTAGATGAGCGTGGTAATGAACCGGTTAAAAGGCTACGGGCTTTGAATGATCAGCCTGGTTGTGAGCAAGTTGCCCGATATCTCTTTGACGCCTGTGCTCAAGTGAATGTGGACCGGCTGGTTATTGGTTTAGAGGCCACTTCCGTATACAGTTGGCCGTTACAAATGTTCTTAGCGGAAGACCATTCTTTAGCCCCTTTGCAGCCCCAAATTTATTCCTTTAACCCCAAGGTCGTTGCTAATTTCAAGAAGGCTTATGTGGACCTTCCGAAAAACGATTGGATTGATGCCTGGGTCATTGCCGAACGTCTACGCTTCGGTCGGCTCCCAGAGGGCTCTCAGGTCGATTTCCGCTACTTACCCTTACAGCGCCTCACTCGCTTTCGGTGTCATTTGATTGAGATGATTTCCAGAGAGAAGAATTATTTTCTCACGAACTTGTTCTTGAAGTTTAGCACGCTTGCCCAAGGTGCGGTTTTTAGTAACACTTTCGGCGCTACTTCTGAATCCTTGACACTTGAGTTTTTTTCTCCAGAAGAGGTTGCGGCTCGACCGCTTGATGAACTGATTGATTTCCTCATGGAGAAAGGAAAACGTCATTTCGAGGATCCGGAAACCAAAGCCAGAGAGTTGAAGGAAGCTGCCCGCAAGGCCCATCGACTGCGTGGAAGCCTATTGCAACCCATTAACCTTATCCTGGCCACGAGCATTGAAACCATCCACACCTTGGAGAAGCAGGTAAAGAAAATCGATAAGGCAATCGAAGCAGAAATCAGGCATTTCCCGAATACGCTCATTACCATTCCCGGTATTGGCCCTGTGCTTTCAGCTGGTATTATTGCTGAGATCGGAGACATCCGTCGTTTTCCGAATGAAGGAGCCTTAGCAAAGTTTATTGGGTTAACCTGGCGTACCCACCAGTCAGGTGATTTTACAGCCGATGACACACCCTTAACCCGAACTGGCAACACCTACTTGCGCAGTTATATCATCCAGGCTGCTAACTTAGTACGCCAAAAGGAACCAGAGTACAAGGTCTTCTACCAACGTAAATTTTCGGAAAGTAAGACTCATCATCATCGCCGTGCTCTCGTGCTTACTGCACGCAAACTCGTCCGTATGGTTGATGCTCTGCTACGCAGCAACCAAATCTATAGGCCACATGGCAATAGGGGGAATGCAAACCAAGCATGAATTGCGCTAACCGATACTCCATTTTTGTAACTTTTTCCCACGATAGTTTGGGAATGAGATGGTTTCTTGTTGCCTTTTTTGCCCACTGATTATTAGCTAACTGAAAATTTGACTCGCTTAGAGTCTTGACATATTACCGAAGGACTTATATCGGCAGTTTACAGAATTATTGGGTAAGTGTCAAGGGAAATTGTGTACAATTGTTGTCTTTTTGTGAAAATTTACGAATTCCTCACATTTTCTTAGCACGGGGATGATTTTGTTCATAAACCTCCCGCAAACGCTCCTTGGTTAAATGAGTGTAAATCTGGGTAGAGGAGAGCTTGGCATGCCCTAAAAGCTCCTGAACACTGCGGAGATCGGCTCCGCCATCAAGCAAGTGGGTGGCAAAGGAGTGGCGAAGCATGTGGGGATGAAGGTGTTGGGATAATCCAGCCTCCAAAGCCAATCCGTCGAGAATTCGCCGTATAGAACGAACGGAGAGCCTTGTGCCCTGATAATTCAAAAGCAAGGCCTCTTGTTTGTCCTCTCTCATCTCCAGATACTGGCGGGCGGCTTCCAGAGCATAGTTGGTCAAGGGAACAATTCTCTCTTTATTTCCTTTGCCGCGAACCCGCAAGAGAGAACTTCCCGCATCGATATCCTGACGGTTAAGATCCGCCAGCTCGCTGACCCGTAAACCTGAGCCATAGAGCAATTCCAGGATCACCTGGTCCCGCGCTCCCAGCAGTGTGGCACAATCAGGAGTGCGAATTAATCGATCCAATTCCTCCAGGGAGAGAAAGTGGGGAAGCTTTCTGCCCAGCTTAGGGGTGGCTATGCGCTGAATGGGGTTTTTCTGCAGGATCCCCTCCCGGCAAAGGAACTTAAAAAAGGCTCTCAAGGCAGAAAGTTTGCGAGCCATGCTTTTTCTCTCCAGACCCCGATCCGTCATTTCACCGAGGAAACTGCGCACGATATAAATATCCACTTGATCGACGGTCACTTTTTCCGGCTCTTCTCCCAGCTCCCGGGCGGCAAACACAAAAAATTGGATGAGGTCCTTATGATAAGCCATGAGAGTATGCTGGGAACGGTTTTGGGTTTTTAGGTGACCGTCGAATAGGCTGAGGGCATGATCGGCTTGCATGGTGGCGTTTTCACCTCGGTTTGTTTAGTGTTTTGGCTATAGGGCGGTTTGGCTTTGAGGTGGCTTTGTAGCTTGTTCAGGTCGCGTAGCTTCACGCACAACGCGTACTCCCTAGCTCCGGGGCTGGCTCACTCGCTTTCTTAACAGCTCATCTGCGGCGGATAAGTATGCTTTGGGGAATGCCGCCTTGAGCGAAACTGTCCACCGGACACTTTCGTGCCAAACCTCAGGGTAGTACCTGATGTGAACCGTGGCTCCGCTACGTTAAGAAAGCCTCGTTCACCTAACCGCCCCTTCGCTAAATCCGTTCGCTTTTGTGCGTAAAGCTACTGCTTGCAGGTCTTTTTAGCACTTCTTTTGAGACTCATGCAAGTCTTTTCTGTGGTCATCTCCACGGCCATCTCCTAAGCTTTCCCCAAAAGGGAAAGCCAGCTTGTGCTACTGCGGCTACCATCGCCGACCTTGCCGCCCCAAGCGGCGTCGGCAAAGACGGAAAAAGTGACTCAGGTCAAGCCAAGCAGCTTATCCCTTCAAAGCCCTGCATGCACAACTTAAAAAACAACCCAAGGATTTTGATTTACAGAAGGGAAGCGACTTTAAGCGAGCGGAAACAAAACTTCGCGAAAAGCCTGCAGCGGAGAAAGGTTGGAAACAGGACGTTTCCAACCCGCCACTGAGCAGGAGCGATTTGGCGGGGCACCTTTCGTAGCGGCAGGCTTTTCGCGTTAGTTTTGTCCGCGCAGCTTATGGAGCGACCGCTGTAAATCAAAATCCTGGAGAGTCTGCTTTCGTTTAATCCAGTCCCTCTGCGGCTTTAAACTCCTCCAGCCTCGCCAACGCCCGGGCGGAGATTTTGGCGTTTTTCTCCTTTTTCGCTTTGATACGGACTTCCAGCGGGGGAAGGAGGCCGTAGTTGATGCTCATCGGCTGAAAATCCACACTGGGAGATCCTTCTAAGTGACGGGCTAAAGCACCCAGAGCTGTTTCCTGGGGGAAAATGAGGGTGGGCAGATTCTTAAGGCGTCGCACAGCATTGAGACCTGCCACTAAGCCGCTGGCCGTGGATTCCACATACCCTTCCACTCCGGTGATTTGACCGGCAAAAAAGAGCTGCGGTGTTTTCTGAAGGCTGTAGTCGGCTTTTAATACCTTAGGGGCGTTTAAGAAGGTATTGCGGTGCATGACTCCGAAACGGACGAATTCAGCGTTTTCCAAGCCCGGGATGAGACGGAAAACCCGCTGTTGCTCTCCCCATTTGAGATGGGTTTGGAATCCCACCAGGTTAAAGAGGGTCCCCGCCCGGTTTTCTTTGCGGAGTTGGACAACGGCATAGGAGCGTTGGCCTGTCCGTGCATCAATAAGACCGACAGGTTTCAGGGGGCCAAAAGTCAGGGTTTGCTCTCCCCGGGCTGCCATGACTTCCACAGGCATACAGCCTTCGAAGACTTTCCCTTTTTCAAAGCCTTTCACTTCAGCTGTCTCGGCTTTAAGCAGCTCATGATAAAACCGCTTATACTCTTCCTCAGTCATGGGGCAGTTCAGGTAATCAGGGTCCCCCTTATCATAACGCGAAGCCCAGAAGGCTTTTTCCAGATCAATCGATTCCAAAGTAACGATGGGGGCTGCGGCATCATAAAAAGCAAGGGCATCCTCACCTGTCACCTGCTGAATCTCCCCAGCTAAGTCCTCCGCGGTCAGCGGCCCTGTGGCGATCACAGCAATACCCGCTTGGGGAAGGGACTTAACTTCTTCCCGGTGAACCTGGATCAAGGGGTGCTCTTGGAGCAATTTGGTTATTTCCTGAGAAAACTGCTCGCGATCAACAGCTAAAGCGCCTCCTGCCGGCACGGCATACTGGTCCGCCACTCTCATGAGCAATGAATCCAGCCGGCGCATCTCTTCTTTCAACAGCCCCGCCGCATTATCCAACCCTGCTCCTTTAAGGGAGTTGCTGCAGACCAATTCGGCAAAATGGCCGGTATGGTGGGCCGGTGTCATTTGCACCGGCCTCATCTCATAAAGCTCAACTTCTATTCCTTGCCGGGCAATCTGCCAAGCGGCTTCCGCCCCGGCCAGACCTGCTCCGATCACTTTAATGGCTGACATATTATTCTGCTTGCTCCTCTACTTGCTTGTCAAAACGGCATTCGGAATTGGTGCAGACATATTTTTGCCCTTGCTTCGAAGTCTTAACCACCATCAACCCTCCGCATTTCGGACAGGGCTCCGGCGCCGGCAACTCCCATGATACAAACTCACATTCCGGGTAAGTGCTGCAGCCATAGAACTTTCTGCCCTTCTTGCTGCGCCGAATCACCAGCGGGTTCCCGCAGTCAGGACAGGGCCTTCCCACCTCTTCCAGCAGAGGTTTGGTGTTACGGCATTCAGGGAAGCCCGGACAGGCCAGAAACTTACCATAGCGTCCCATTTTGATCACCATATTGCGACCGCAGTTTTCACAGATTTCTTCCGATACCTTATCTTCGATTTGTACCTTACCCATCACCTGATCCGCTTCCTCTATGGATTCCGCAAAGGGGCCATAGAAATCCCGAATGACGGCTTTCCAGGGTAAAGCTCCTTCTTCAATATCATCCAGCCTTTTCTCCATATTGGCCGTGAATTCCAAATCCACGATCTCCGGGAAATACTCTTTGAGAATAGAGACGACGATTTCTCCCAATTCAGTGGGAGAAAGCTGTTTCCCTTCCTTCGCCACATAGCCCCGGGATTGAATGGTTTCGATAGTCGGAGCATAGGTACTGGGCCGGCCGATTCCCTCCTCCTCCATTTTGCGTACCAAAGAGGCTTCCGTATACTTGGGAGGTGGTTCTGTAAAATGCTGCTTCTCCTGGAGCTGAAGGACATTGAGACTCTCATCAGGTTGAATATTGGCCGCGAGGGTCCCTTCTTCCTGGTCGTCATTCTCATCCTGTCCATCTTCATAAACGGCAAGATACCCGGGGAAACGCACGGTGGAAGCGTTAGCACGGAATAAGTACTCCCCGGCCTCCACTTCAACAGTTAAGGTATCAAGGACAGCCGCACTCATTTGGCTGGCCAGGAAACGCTCCCAGACTAACCGGTAAAGACGCAGTTGATCCCTGGACAAGAACTCCTTCACGGAGTCCGGTGTTCTCAATATGGAAGTAGGGCGAATGGCCTCATGGGCTTCTTGGGCCCGGCCTTTGCTTTTAAATTGACGGGGTTCCGGAGGATAATAATCCGCCCCATAGTGCTCGGCAATAAACTCCTTGGCTTCTTCTTGGGCAGTCTCTGAAATTCTCACGGAGTCGGTACGCATATAGGTAATTAAACCAATGCCTCCCGCCTTACCCAGCTCGATCCCTTCATAGAGCTGCTGGGCCAGCATCATGGTCCTTTTCGGTGACATATTCAGCTTGCGATGAGCTTCCTGTTGCAGGCTGCTGGTGGTAAAGGGGGGTGAAGGTTGTTTCTTTTTCTCCTTGGTGCGAACATCTTTAACCCGGTAGGTCTGATCTGCCAGCTCTTGGAGAACCTTCTGCATCTCTTCTTCCGAAGCAATGGCAATCCTGTGCTCCCCTTTCCTGGCGAGCTTAGCCGAAAATACCCCTCCCTCACTTTTCAAGGAAGCGGTCAACGTCCAGTATTCTTCCGGGATGAACTCCCGAATCTCTTCTTCCCGATCGCAAATTAAACGAACAGCAACCGATTGAACCCGGCCGGCACTTAAGCCCTTTTTCACTTTTCTCCAAAGGAACGGACTCAGCTGGTACCCCACCAAACGATCTAAGACGCGACGGGCTTGTTGGGCATCTACTTTACTGGAATCGATCTGACGGGGGTGTTTAATGGCAGCCGTAATAGCCGGTTTGGTAATCTCATGGAATTCAATGCGGCACTTCTCCGCTAGATCCAAACCGAGCAGATGGCCTAAATGCCAGGCAATAGCTTCCCCCTCGCGGTCGGGGTCAGAGGCCAGGAGAATTTTATTAGCGGTCTTCGCGGCGGCCCGCAGCTCTTTAATTAAATCCCCGCGTCCACGAATCGCTATATATTTGGGTTCGAAGTCATTGTCTACGTCAACTCCCATTTGGCTTTTGGGCAAATCCCGCAAATGTCCCATGGACGCTTTGACCGTATAATTATTGCTTAAAAATTTGCTTATGGATTTAGCCTTAGCCGGAGATTCAACGATCACGAGTGTTTTAGCCATACATCACCTCAAAGAAATCTCAAACGTCTTCTTTTACTTTCCTATTGTATATCACAAGCCTAAATCTTCAAAATTTTGAATGTCTTCAGCTTGAAGGGTTACAAATAAACTAGCCTAATAGTATCTTCTTTTCCATAGTATGTCTAGCACTTATACGCTAATACATAAAGTTGGCCGGGAAGTTGCTCGATGCGGCCGGCCAGCTGGAGCTCAAGCAATGCCAAGGGAATTTGCTCAGGAGGAACCTCTGAGTTCATGGTAATCTGATCAATATGGGTAGGGACATCACTCAATTGGTTCAGAATCTGCTGCTGTTCGCTGCTTATTCCCCGTTTGCCTTCTTGCTTTCCGCTCTCCACTGACTCCGTACCCCGGTCTGGAGATGGGGGGGACAGATGGTCAACTCCGGCAAAAGCAGGAATCTCAACCCATATATCTTCAAAGCTCTCTACCAGCTTGGCTCCTTGCCGGATCAGATGATGAGGACCTTTACTCATCTGGCTAAAAATAGGTCCAGGCACTGCAAAAACTTCACGGCCCTGCTCCAGGGCGAAATCCACAGTGATCAATGCTCCACTTTTCAGGGCGGCTTCCACAACGACGACACCTCTGGACATTCCGCTGATTAAGCGATTGCGGGCCGGAAAGAATTGGGGTTCCGGAGGCATTCCCGGAGGAAATTCGCTCCATAGAGCACCTCCCTTTGCCAGGATTTCCTCGGCGAGCTTTTGATTTTCCGGCGGATACATATGATTCAGCCCACAGCCCATGACCGCCCAGGTTATTCCCTTACCGGCCAGTGCTCCCCGATGGGCAGCGGCATCGATACCCCTGGCTAACCCGCTCACCACCACGATTCCCTGTCCGGCGATGTCCTTGGCCAGGGCTTCTGCCGCGGCTCTGCCGTAAGGAGTAGCTTTACGAGCCCCCACAATGGCCAGGCATTCTTGCCTGACCGGCAAAGCTCCTTTGTAATAGAGCAGGGGCGGAGCATCCGGCAACTGACGCAGCAAATCCGGATAACCCTCTTCTTCGGGAATGATCAACTTGATGCCTTGACTTTGTAAAGCTTCCAGAACCTCCCCAGGATTGATTTCTTGGCACTTCTGCGCAATCAGCTGCTGCCAATGCTCTTCTGGAGAGTGTTGACTACCTTTGCTTGGCTGCAAAGCGTTTACGGCACTTCCGTAGCGGGCAATCAGATGGCGCAGCCTGCTGTTTCCTACGCCCCGTATAGTATGTATCATAGCTCGCATAAGCTTTTCTTCTATTAATGTGTCCTTTATTGCTCCTTTTAAACTCTCTTTACACATAGATCAACCCTCCCCCGTCCATCAATTCGCGACTTTGGGGATTTTTTCCTGCGTCGAGCTATGTCGAATTTTATACTATTACTAAAAATAATGATGTATTCTCTGAAAATCGTTTTTTTCCTGCCTGACTTTTAGGCAAATCCAAAATTATGCTCCCTTTACCTTGCGTCGTCCCCGGGGAGTTAATGTGGATTTTGTTGGCTTTTCCTCCGTTTCCGATTCTGCTGTATTTTGCTGCTTTTTCTGATCGGTCATGGCGATGCTGGCCCGTAAAGCTTCCATTAAATCCACGACTTTTCCCGGTTCCGGCGCAGCGGCAACCCGATAAGTTTCTCCGGAGACCTTCTTCTCGATAAGCTCTTTAACTTGTTCCCGCAATTCATCCCGATATTTCTCCGGTGCAAAAGGTGCTGCCAAATTCTCAATGAGCTGACGGGCCATGGCAATTTCTGTGTCTGTAGGGGATACATTATCCCAGCTTGCCTCCAGATGTCTGATTTCTGCCGGATAATACATGGTTTCTAAGACCATAATGCTCTGGTCAATAATCCTAAGACAGGCCAGGTGTTGTTTGGAGCGCATCGTTAGTTTGGCTATAGCGACTTTTCCGGTGTCGGACATAGCTTGACAAAGCAGCTTATAGGCTTTATGGGCCGCTTCTTCCGGGCTTAAATAATAGGATTTTTGATAATAGATCGGATCAATATCACTGAGATCGATAAAGTCCAATATATCAATGGAACGGCTCAGGGGAGCCTCCAGAGAGGCTAAATCTTCCTCCTCCATAATGACATAATGATCCTTCTCATATTCATAACCTTTAATTATATTTTCAGCAGCCACTTCTACTTCACAATGGGGGCATTTCTTGATATAGCGAATACGATTATGGCAGTCTTTATGTAAATAATTAAAGTGGAATTCATGAGTTTCTGTAGCAGCATGCATTTTGACCGGAACATTGACTAAGCCGAAACTGATGGAACCTTTCCATACGGTATGCATAAATACACCTCCTCAAGCTTTATTGTAAACCAGAGCTCAAAGTTCATTCGATGTTATGGGCTTAGATTATTGGCATCCTCTCCATTAAGAGTCATCCCTTCCTTATTAAGGGATTAAAAATTAAGGGATTAAAAAAAGAGCGCCCTTTACTACCTTTTTCAGGCAGCGGGCACTCTTTTACGCTTGAAGAGCTCTAATATTTAATAGTAAGCTAAATTATTTGGCAGCTTTTGCAGCATCAACAACAGCTTTGATATAGCCGGCAGTATCAGCTAAAGTAGAACCGGATACTGTGTCAACAGGCATCTTTTCTGCAGGAGTAGAGGAAAGAATTCCTTCCAATTCGGAGATAGTCTTTCCTTCGCAGAATTCGACAATAGCGTTGAAGTTGTCAGCATAGGCAACGGTGGAGCCTGCTTTTTCTTTCATGTTGTTGCTGTAGTATTCATTGTTGTCAATTTTGGAAGCAAGGACTTGAGCAGGATCCTTATAGTTCTTGGCAGCCAGACCTTCCGTATTGGCAAGACCTTTAGCTTTATCAGCAGGCATGAATTGGTACTCGTCAAGTGATACACCAACGATCTTGTCCCCTTGAACTGCAACGACAGCAATGGCTACGGCGTTGGTACCATGAGCGGCAGCATCAACGCGGCCCATCTTAATCGGTTCCGGAGTGGAGGCAGCAGTAGCTGCAGGAGCCTGGCTCGAACAACCGGCAAGCCCAACGATTAACCCTAAAGAAAGCACAACACCCAAAATCTTTTTCATCTCTTC is a window encoding:
- a CDS encoding IS110-like element ISDha12 family transposase, yielding MSLFVGIDVSSSDFKVRILDERGNEPVKRLRALNDQPGCEQVARYLFDACAQVNVDRLVIGLEATSVYSWPLQMFLAEDHSLAPLQPQIYSFNPKVVANFKKAYVDLPKNDWIDAWVIAERLRFGRLPEGSQVDFRYLPLQRLTRFRCHLIEMISREKNYFLTNLFLKFSTLAQGAVFSNTFGATSESLTLEFFSPEEVAARPLDELIDFLMEKGKRHFEDPETKARELKEAARKAHRLRGSLLQPINLILATSIETIHTLEKQVKKIDKAIEAEIRHFPNTLITIPGIGPVLSAGIIAEIGDIRRFPNEGALAKFIGLTWRTHQSGDFTADDTPLTRTGNTYLRSYIIQAANLVRQKEPEYKVFYQRKFSESKTHHHRRALVLTARKLVRMVDALLRSNQIYRPHGNRGNANQA
- the xerC gene encoding tyrosine recombinase XerC produces the protein MQADHALSLFDGHLKTQNRSQHTLMAYHKDLIQFFVFAARELGEEPEKVTVDQVDIYIVRSFLGEMTDRGLERKSMARKLSALRAFFKFLCREGILQKNPIQRIATPKLGRKLPHFLSLEELDRLIRTPDCATLLGARDQVILELLYGSGLRVSELADLNRQDIDAGSSLLRVRGKGNKERIVPLTNYALEAARQYLEMREDKQEALLLNYQGTRLSVRSIRRILDGLALEAGLSQHLHPHMLRHSFATHLLDGGADLRSVQELLGHAKLSSTQIYTHLTKERLREVYEQNHPRAKKM
- the trmFO gene encoding methylenetetrahydrofolate--tRNA-(uracil(54)-C(5))-methyltransferase (FADH(2)-oxidizing) TrmFO, which gives rise to MSAIKVIGAGLAGAEAAWQIARQGIEVELYEMRPVQMTPAHHTGHFAELVCSNSLKGAGLDNAAGLLKEEMRRLDSLLMRVADQYAVPAGGALAVDREQFSQEITKLLQEHPLIQVHREEVKSLPQAGIAVIATGPLTAEDLAGEIQQVTGEDALAFYDAAAPIVTLESIDLEKAFWASRYDKGDPDYLNCPMTEEEYKRFYHELLKAETAEVKGFEKGKVFEGCMPVEVMAARGEQTLTFGPLKPVGLIDARTGQRSYAVVQLRKENRAGTLFNLVGFQTHLKWGEQQRVFRLIPGLENAEFVRFGVMHRNTFLNAPKVLKADYSLQKTPQLFFAGQITGVEGYVESTASGLVAGLNAVRRLKNLPTLIFPQETALGALARHLEGSPSVDFQPMSINYGLLPPLEVRIKAKKEKNAKISARALARLEEFKAAEGLD
- the topA gene encoding type I DNA topoisomerase, which produces MAKTLVIVESPAKAKSISKFLSNNYTVKASMGHLRDLPKSQMGVDVDNDFEPKYIAIRGRGDLIKELRAAAKTANKILLASDPDREGEAIAWHLGHLLGLDLAEKCRIEFHEITKPAITAAIKHPRQIDSSKVDAQQARRVLDRLVGYQLSPFLWRKVKKGLSAGRVQSVAVRLICDREEEIREFIPEEYWTLTASLKSEGGVFSAKLARKGEHRIAIASEEEMQKVLQELADQTYRVKDVRTKEKKKQPSPPFTTSSLQQEAHRKLNMSPKRTMMLAQQLYEGIELGKAGGIGLITYMRTDSVRISETAQEEAKEFIAEHYGADYYPPEPRQFKSKGRAQEAHEAIRPTSILRTPDSVKEFLSRDQLRLYRLVWERFLASQMSAAVLDTLTVEVEAGEYLFRANASTVRFPGYLAVYEDGQDENDDQEEGTLAANIQPDESLNVLQLQEKQHFTEPPPKYTEASLVRKMEEEGIGRPSTYAPTIETIQSRGYVAKEGKQLSPTELGEIVVSILKEYFPEIVDLEFTANMEKRLDDIEEGALPWKAVIRDFYGPFAESIEEADQVMGKVQIEDKVSEEICENCGRNMVIKMGRYGKFLACPGFPECRNTKPLLEEVGRPCPDCGNPLVIRRSKKGRKFYGCSTYPECEFVSWELPAPEPCPKCGGLMVVKTSKQGQKYVCTNSECRFDKQVEEQAE
- the dprA gene encoding DNA-processing protein DprA encodes the protein MCKESLKGAIKDTLIEEKLMRAMIHTIRGVGNSRLRHLIARYGSAVNALQPSKGSQHSPEEHWQQLIAQKCQEINPGEVLEALQSQGIKLIIPEEEGYPDLLRQLPDAPPLLYYKGALPVRQECLAIVGARKATPYGRAAAEALAKDIAGQGIVVVSGLARGIDAAAHRGALAGKGITWAVMGCGLNHMYPPENQKLAEEILAKGGALWSEFPPGMPPEPQFFPARNRLISGMSRGVVVVEAALKSGALITVDFALEQGREVFAVPGPIFSQMSKGPHHLIRQGAKLVESFEDIWVEIPAFAGVDHLSPPSPDRGTESVESGKQEGKRGISSEQQQILNQLSDVPTHIDQITMNSEVPPEQIPLALLELQLAGRIEQLPGQLYVLAYKC
- a CDS encoding Ku protein yields the protein MHTVWKGSISFGLVNVPVKMHAATETHEFHFNYLHKDCHNRIRYIKKCPHCEVEVAAENIIKGYEYEKDHYVIMEEEDLASLEAPLSRSIDILDFIDLSDIDPIYYQKSYYLSPEEAAHKAYKLLCQAMSDTGKVAIAKLTMRSKQHLACLRIIDQSIMVLETMYYPAEIRHLEASWDNVSPTDTEIAMARQLIENLAAPFAPEKYRDELREQVKELIEKKVSGETYRVAAAPEPGKVVDLMEALRASIAMTDQKKQQNTAESETEEKPTKSTLTPRGRRKVKGA